The Ipomoea triloba cultivar NCNSP0323 chromosome 13, ASM357664v1 genomic interval CAGACTCAAACAGAGGACAACTccaattttccttttcttcagTTTCCACAATACAATCATTTTAGAAATCAAAATTAAGTTATATGTATTGGTAAACATATAACCACACCCTATACaagtaaaatattcaatttacatCCAATATCTTCTTCAAAGTTCTGGAAATCAACTTCTAGTTAAGTTCAGTGCAAAATTAAGCCCTGAAACAATAACTCCATTCTGGAAGACTACAAATTAACTTAGTCCAGCTCTCAGGAGTCAGGAAGGGAATGTTAAACAATAACATGAACGCCGAAATTCTTTCGGGAAAACAAAAGCTTTGGCATTACCTGGCGGCGCAATTCAGCGTCTCTAAGCTTGGCTTCAATATCTTGGGCGGTGGTGGAGGGGCTTTTAGCCTCGAGAAGGCGACGGCGAAGGCGGCGAGGGAGCCTAGGAGTGGACTGCATACACCCCGTATCAGAATCGTTCGCCGGAAAACTTAAAGCTATTCCGGTAACACTGTCAGATTCAGGGGATCCGGCGTCCATTACGATGGGGTAACAAGCGTTAACCCCTAACTAACTACGAAAAATTCGGTGATCGATGTATAATTGAGATAAGCGCGCGATCGATGAGCTTGAACTAAGTTGGTAGAGACGACGAGCAAAGCAATGCAATGATCAAACGTGGATACactataaatttgaaaatggaGGAGTGGAGAATATCTTTGGATCTATACGTGGATTTGTGTCGAGCTGGAGAAGAATCTAGCTCCTTCCAGAACCACCGGGGACGATCCAGACCAAACCAGAGATTTTCGCTGAGATCTCCAATTCTACGatggattttttttgtttggtcaGTGTACTCAGTAAGAGGGAAAAACAAGTAATTTTCCCGAACAAGACTACTTTCAAAATTGTATTCATCTTTCAAACAGGTTTTATCACTGTACTACAgtataaatttgttaatattttgtattgttttaataaaacTGTTTTTTacaccttgtggtccagtggtatcaaacccttccctttatacgggaggtggtgggtgggttcgagtctcagtggaagcAATACTgatctaatagagttagtagtattcaaaaaaaaaaaatattaataaaactgtttttaaaaaaatcatgaaatATATTTAAGAAAATGCCAAATATTTTTGTTATCTAAGGGGAAGGGATCAGCCTAGGCTATTGCCTACTAGCTCTAGAGGTGCTCTTCTGATATGTTATCAAATTTTTGTCCGCTTCTAATTCTTCGTAGATTTTTATAAGGGATTACCATTTCAATCCACTCGCACTCTCTTCTACTTGCAAGCTTGGCTAGCTTATCTGCAACCTTGTTCACCTTGCGGCTTATGTGTACAATTTCAATCTTTATTAATCCAGTTCTTACAAGTACGCGTAATGTGGTTGCTTGGACATCTTAGCTCCTCGTCTCCATGTATCATGTTGATAGCTCCCTCAGAGTCACTCATGATCCACACATTCCTTTCGCCCTTTTCCCAAGCTCATTTTAATGCTGTGTAGATTGTCCAACATTCGACTTCAGCGATGTGGTTCACTTTCGTTGTGCAGCTAAATCCGGCTAACCAGTTTCCTTCGTGGTACGCATAACGCCTTTGCACCTAGTAGATTTATGTGGGCTAGTGAATGTGACGTCTGTATTGATCATTACCCATTCTCTTCAGCTTCTAATATGTTCTTCTTCCTACTTCATTACTCTTGCCACCACATGAGGATTTGGCTCTTTCGTATTCCTCGTGTACTTCTTTGTATTGAGTTTTAACCAGTTTATTTCCCTCattattttccaaatttccCTTGTGAAAGCTGCACGGTTTCTCCAGCACCATAGCCACCAAATTGGTATTGCGAAAAATTGCCCCAGTTGTCAGTTACTGTATTCTTCACACCACCTTTCAAATTCACAGATAACCAATGCTTAAAATTCATGTTATCTAACCTATTATTTTCTcacccggttgcactctcatataGAAGGGGGTGGATTCGAACTTCAGTGGAGAtgatattgattttttgtgtttcagtagcttgagaaagtagttatgaacacgACTGTCTAACCAGGTGTGTTAATGTTgtaaaaaagaaagatataGTCAATGTTGACCTTTTTTAATGGGGTTCTTGTTCACCACCGTATATAACATCTATACAAAGATATTGGTGcgccattttttttcctaaaattttaattttataatatataaataatatctagttttaaaaatatataaatatgtaataaatttaaaattttataattataactacacttttaaaaagtatagATTATAATGTAATACTGTAAagactttaaaatattttttaaattattaatttaaatattttaatacattaaaatgaaATGAGATGGaacaacatttaaaaaatgtgGACTAAACTGAAACAACATGATtatattagagcatccttatcaatggagtttttcacggtttttgagtagtttttgtaagtgtgattagaaaagagaaaataagaggggaagaaaaaatttttagaaaaaaaaaatatatataaaaatgtattgtTAGGAGCGCCTGACACGCCCGCTGGGCACCCTGCTTGGAAGCCACTTAGCCACGCGTGTGTGGCGCAAAGGCCCAAAATTTTTGTAGTGTTCCAATAACTTCATATTTGCAGATGAATcaaaattttctctttcttcttttgtcTTCCTTCTACATGTGCTTAGACTATTCCAATAATCTCACATTATCCTATAGTGTAGATGCTCTTAATGTCAATTCATGTGCAATCAATATATCATAGACTATGGTAAGGTAGACTAATTGCCTACGGTTTATGTTCAATATACTGGAAATTCATTTctaatatattgaatattcattttttagtacacaactttaaaataaaatttcagtatataaaaaatgaacattacAATGCCTAACATggtaaaatttgataaaattgcatattttattaaatCATAAAAGCGAAAAAACGATtataattctgaaaaaaaaataaaaaaaaattcaatgggaaGACAGCGCAGGCGGCAAATGTATTGCCACTTCATACTTTGAAACCCACTCGCACGTAAATCGGGTTTATTCACACGCGCATCGCTACATTTCTTCCAATAGGCAAATAGTCCAACGGCCTAATCAGACGAGATCTCTCTATACTGTTGGGTGTTGGCATTGAACTCAAAGAAGATTGGTCACCTACTCTCAACGCCCAAGTCAATTTCACCTGCATATCGAGAGGAGAAGAGAGATATTGATCGGAAAGAGGATGATGAACTTGGTGGTGCTGTTGGCGCTGGTGTCTGCTGCGGCGGTGCTGCCAACCGGAGAAGCGCTGTGGCTAGACTTGCCGAGCTCGGGAACCAAGTGTGTATCAGAGGAACTCCACAACAACGTCGTCGTTTTGGCGGATTATTACATCATTGGCGATGAGGAGCATAAAGTAGTCCCTACCTTCTCCGTCaaggtattaaaaaaaaaaaaaactgaattgCTTTAGATTGTTGACTGACTCGCTATCTGTAGTTGCTCGAACTTCTATGGTTTATTATAATCTGTGTACACCGAGAAAATCGATTTAGGGGAAAAGAAGTAAGTTGAAAGATAGAATcatatgaaagaaaaaaaaagaagaaatttatTTGAAATCTGATCTGATGCTCCGTATAATGGGAAGAATATAGGGGGTGTTAATTGAATttgtgagtttgactagttgatagcattaagCCATTAACTGTTggtaaattaatagttaatttcTGCAAAATGACGTTTGAtcagctttttaaattttagcattttagagctaaaatatttatattgaatatttaatcaagtcaaacaactaatagtggtcaaataagtcaaaattgactgataaactaactatattaccaaataTCCTATGAATTTGACCAATGTTGGAGTGCAAAGGCAAAATGTTAGAAAAAGTTTGACAAATATTCTTATGCTTAGTCACTTAGAgatttgcaataacaatataaCATAGGGAGGAACAGAATGCTTTTCCTTTCACATGAGAAAACTTAAATACCATTTCTAAGTTTTGTGTTTGTTAATATATTCACTACTCATAGTTGCTCATCTGTTAGATAGATACTCATTTGATGCTGTTCAACTCTAGTCACCTTTGTCATATATTGTTTAAGGAAGCAGTCAAACTGGTGTTTTGACATACCTAAAAGCCCATCTAACAGGAACCAGATTACCTTGATCAGAAATTGGCATTCCATTGAGTCATGAAACTGAAGAAATTTCTTTATATCTCTACTCTATTTGGTTACACATAAATAGGTTTTAGCTTAGGCTTTAGATATTGCATGGGTGTTTGGCTTGCACATATTTCCTGAAAGAAATGCTCTTCCTATACTATTTTTTGAGCGAAAATAGATTAATGAATAAGATGAGAGACACACTTAGGAGGAACCGACTCCCAGATGCAGAGACCCTCTCTCGAGTCAGACTCTACCTATACTATAAGCCATCTGAATATTGAAAAATTGATCACTTCCCAATATTTCCTGAATGGCACAACACCCCTATTTCCATCTTGCACTgactgaaatttcaattttcataacAGAATCCCTTGACCTTGTGACCCTTGATTCAATATTGATTCTAATTTACTTTTTTGAGAATCCTGTATTGGGTTCTTTGTTCTATGAGATAGCTTGATGaaaattaaaactcaaaaaCTGCagttaataaacaaataagtcaTGGTAGTGCATGAGACAAAATCTAATGTGACCAAACCTGAATGAAATTTAGGCGGTTGAGAAGTGAACGGTTAACAATCATTCGGGTCATGCAGATACTCCATAGTGCTTATATTCAGCCTTAGAGCTGTTCATTTCCAATATTCTATGTTAAGCTGTACAGAGAGCCTAAACTTTGCAATATGAATCATCTCATCACACTTGTTCCactcaaaatcaattttttaagttttactTTTGCATATCCTCTATAGGTGACATCGCCATATGGAAACAATCTCCACCATCAAGAGAATGTTACACATGGTCAATTTGCCTTTACAACAACTGAGTCTGGTAACTACCTCGCATGCTTCTGGATGGATGGGAATTTACCAGTGAGTAAGGGTGCAAC includes:
- the LOC116002621 gene encoding transmembrane emp24 domain-containing protein p24delta3-like — encoded protein: MMNLVVLLALVSAAAVLPTGEALWLDLPSSGTKCVSEELHNNVVVLADYYIIGDEEHKVVPTFSVKVTSPYGNNLHHQENVTHGQFAFTTTESGNYLACFWMDGNLPVSKGATVGLDWKTGIFAKDWESVARKEKLEGVNIELMKLEGLVQAIHENLNYLKEREAEMREVSERTNARVAWFSIMSIGICIVVSLVQIWRLKTFFQKKKLI